Proteins encoded by one window of Anopheles maculipalpis chromosome 2RL, idAnoMacuDA_375_x, whole genome shotgun sequence:
- the LOC126568744 gene encoding spectrin beta chain isoform X4 codes for MTTDISVVRWDPSQGPGNEFIEDIEYDGGNSSSRLFERSRIKALAEERESVQKKTFTKWVNSHLVRVNSPIKDLYVDMRDGKNLIKLLEVLSGERLPRPTKGKMRIHCLENVDKALQFLREQRVHLENIGSHDIVDGNASLNLGLIWTIILRFQIQDITIEETDNKETKSAKDALLLWCQMKTAGYHNVNVRNFTTSWRDGLAFNAIIHKHRPDLIQFDKLSKTNPIQNLNNAFNVAEEKLGLTKLLDAEDIFVDHPDEKSIITYVVTYYHYFSKLKQETVQGKRIGKVVGIAMDNDRMINEYESLTSELLKWIEVTIVQLGDRHFVNSLVGVQQQLAQFSNYRTVEKPPKFVEKGNLEVLLFTLQSKMRANNQKPYTPKEGKMISDINKAWERLEKAEHERELALREELIRQEKLEQLAARFNRKATMRETWLSENQRLVSTDNFGFDLAAVEAAAKKHEAIETDIFAYEERVQAVVAVCNELEAEKYHDIERIAARKDNVLRLWNYLIELLRARRMRLEFSIQLQQNFQEMIYILDSMEEIKQRLLTDDYGKHLMGVEDLLQKHSLVEADINVLGDRVKQVVQNSQKFLVDEEDNYKPCDPSIIVDRVQRLEDAYAELCKLAVERRSRLEENRKLWQFYWDMADEENWIKEKEQIVSADEIGHDLTTVNLLLSKHKALESEIQSHEPQLMAVSEVGDELVRRGHFGADRIDERLKEIMDMWSTLRKLTDNRRKRLEDAVDYFQLFADADDIDNWMLDALRLVSSEDVGRDEANVQSLLKKHKDVADELKNYAETIEQLHAQADRLTLNPPEQEKVRERLAAIDARYKELMELAKLRKQRLLDALSLYKLISESDGVEQWIGEKERMLQTMVPGKDIEDVEIMKHRYDGFDKEMNANASRVAVVNQLARQLLHVEHPNSQEILEKQNHLNNSWSKLREQAESKRDDLKSAHGVQTFYIECRETVSWIEDKKRILTETDSLQMDLTGVMTLQRRLSGMERDLAAIQAKLTALENEADAIEGEHPEEAALIRERVAQIQIIWEQLTQMLKERDSKLEEAGDLHRFLRDLDHFQAWLTKTQTDVASEDTPTSLPEAEKLLNQHQSIREEIDNYTEDYKKMMEYGEGLTSEPTQTEDPQYMFLRERLKALKDGWEELHQMWENRQVLLSQGLDQQLFNRDARQAEVLLSQQEHVLSKDDTPVNLEQAENQLKRHEAFLTTMEANDEKFNTIVQVAGQMTSKDHFDADKITKRAESIAHRRDDNRNRALELHEKLKNQVKLHEFLQDIEELTEWVQEKYITAQDDTYRSAKTVHSKWTRHQAFEAEIAANKERLHEAKKAAQELMVEKPEFKEIIEPKLTDLSKNFDELETSTKEKGALLFDAKREVIVQQSVDDIDSWMDDLEKQIINTDTGNDLTSVNILMQKQQIIQTQMAVKARQVEELDKQTDVLTKTAPSDVVEPIVEKKTAVNARFEKIKAPLLERQRQLEKKKEAFQFRRDVEDEKLWIDEKMPLAESTEYGNSLFNVHVLKKKHQSLNTEIDNHEPRIMTICNNGQKLIDEGHEDAGSYADLISQLTQKWQELKDAIENRHRQLDQSEKVQQYFFDAAEAESWMSEQELYMMVEDRGKDETSAQNLMKKHESLEQSVEDYADTIRQLGETARQLTTEQHAYSDQVSVKQSQLDKLYAGLKDLAGERRARLDEALQLFMLSREVDDLEQWITDREVVAGSHELGQDYDHITLLWERFNEFAQDTATVGSERVAKANGIADDLIHAGHSDSATIAEWKDGLNESWQDLLELIETRKAMLAASRELHKFFHDCKDVLGRINEKQHGVSEELGRDAGVVSALQRKHQNFIQDLMTLHSQVQQIQEESAKLQAAYAGEKAREITNREHEVLNAWAHLQAMCEERRGKLADTGDLFKFFNLVRMLMLWMEDLVRQMNTSEKPRDVSGVELLMNNHQSLKAEIDTREDNFSACLALGKELLSRNHYASADIKDRLLQLTNSRNALLHRWEERWENLQLILEVYQFARDAAVAEAWLIAQEPYLMSTELGHTIDEVENLIKKHEAFEKSAAAQEERFSALERLTTFELKEMKRRQDAAEEAERQRQEAEAAARAAAEAEAEAARQAEAAAARDAADAPGSPHSTREQESVTMRATSPVEKERPISQTDRPSPGGADEGAQEGILTRKHEWESTTKKASNRSWDKVYCVARSGRLTFFKDQRSAKSVPEQTFRGEPPLELKGAQIEIASDYTKKKHVFRIKLSNGGEFLLQCHDDSEMQQWVTALKAQCELDASGEGRSLTLPASSQKDEQKRRSFFTLKKN; via the exons ATGACGACTGACATTTCCGTAGTACGATGGGACCCTAGCCAGGGTCCTGGAAATGAATTTATCGAAGATATCGAATACGACGGAGGAAACTCCAGTTCCCGTTTATTCGAACGATCACGCATTAAAGCGTTAGCAG AGGAACGtgaaagtgttcaaaaaaaGACATTCACAAAATGGGTCAATTCGCACCTGGTGCGGGTGAACAGTCCGATCAAAGACCTGTACGTCGATATGCGCGATGGCAAGAATTTGATCAAGCTGCTAGAGGTACTGTCGGGCGAGCGATTGCCACGGCCAACGAAGGGCAAAATGCGTATCCACTGTTTGGAAAACGTGGACAAAGCGCTACAATTTTTGCGCGAACAGCGTGTCCATTTGGAAAATATCGGTTCACACGATATTGTCGATGGTAACGCTAGCTTGAACCTGGGTTTGATCTGGACAATCATTCTGCGCTTCCAG ATTCAAGATATTACTATAGAGGAAACGGACAACAAAGAGACCAAATCCGCCAAGGATGCTTTGCTGCTGTGGTGTCAAATGAAAACTGCCGGCTATCATAATGTGAACGTGCGCAACTTTACCACCTCGTGGCGCGATGGGCTGGCGTTCAACGCGATCATACATAAGCACCGGCCGGACCTGATACAGTTCGACAAACTGTCGAAAACGAACCCAATCCAGAACCTGAACAATGCATTCAACGTCGCGGAAGAGAAGCTCGGCTTGACGAAGCTGCTCGATGCGGAGGACATTTTCGTTGACCATCCGGATGAGAAGTCGATCATTACGTACGTCGTGACGTACTACCATTATTTCAGCAAGCTGAAGCAGGAGACGGTACAGGGCAAGCGTATCGGTAAGGTGGTCGGCATTGCGATGGACAACGATCGCATGATCAACGAGTACGAATCGTTGACAAGCGAGCTGCTGAAGTGGATTGAGGTGACGATTGTCCAGCTAGGCGATCGCCATTTTGTCAATTCGCTGGTGGGCGTGCAACAGCAGCTGGCACAGTTCTCCAACTATCGCACGGTCGAGAAACCACCGAAGTTTGTCGAGAAGGGCAACTTGGAGGTACTGCTCTTCACGCTCCAGTCTAAGATGAgagcaaacaatcaaaaacCGTACACACCCAAGGAGGGTAAGATGATTTCCGACATCAACAAGGCCTGGGAACGGTTGGAGAAGGCAGAGCACGAGCGTGAGCTGGCACTGCGCGAGGAACTGATCCGTCAGGAGAAGCTCGAGCAGCTTGCGGCACGTTTCAACCGCAAAGCTACGATGCGTGAAACCTGGCTTTCCGAGAACCAGCGTCTGGTCAGCACGGATAACTTCGGGTTTGATTTGGCCGCTGTTGAGGCCGCCGCCAAGAAGCACGAAGCCATCGAGACGGACATCTTTGCGTACGAGGAGCGTGTACAAGCGGTCGTCGCGGTTTGCAACGAGCTGGAGGCGGAAAAGTACCACGACATCGAGCGCATTGCTGCCCGCAAGGATAATGTACTGCGCCTGTGGAACTATCTGATCGAGCTGCTGCGTGCGAGACGTATGCGCCTTGAGTTCTCGATTCAGCTGCAGCAGAACTTCCAGGAGATGATCTACATTCTTGACTCGATGGAGGAAATTAAACAGCGCCTGCTGACGGACGACTACGGCAAACATCTGATGGGTGTGGAGGACCTGCTGCAGAAGCATTCGCTCGTCGAGGCGGACATCAATGTGCTGGGCGATCGGGTGAAGCAGGTGGTGCAAAACTCGCAGAAGTTCCTGGTCGACGAGGAGGACAACTACAAACCGTGCGATCCTTCGATCATCGTCGATCGTGTCCAGCGTCTGGAGGATGCGTACGCTGAGCTGTGCAAGCTGGCTGTGGAGCGTCGCTCGCGGCTAGAGGAGAACCGCAAGCTGTGGCAGTTCTACTGGGATATGGCCGATGAAGAGAACTGGATCAAGGAGAAGGAGCAGATTGTGTCGGCAGATGAGATCGGTCACGATTTGACGACGGTCAATTTGCTGCTTTCTAAGCACAAGGCACTCGAGTCGGAGATCCAATCGCACGAGCCGCAGCTGATGGCAGTGAGCGAAGTTGGCGATGAGCTGGTACGCCGTGGACATTTCGGTGCCGATCGTATCGACGAGCGGTTGAAGGAAATTATGGATATGTGGAGCACTTTGCGAAAACTGACAGACAACCGTCGCAAGCGATTAGAAGATGCCGTCGACTACTTCCAGCTGTTTGCCGATGCGGATGACATCGATAACTGGATGCTGGACGCTTTGCGTCTAGTGTCGTCCGAGGATGTTGGTCGCGATGAAGCGAATGTGCAAAGTTTGCTGAAAAAACACAAGGACGTTGCGGATGAGCTGAAGAACTACGCCGAAACCATCGAGCAACTGCATGCACAGGCCGATCGGTTGACGCTGAACCCTCCGGAGCAGGAGAAGGTACGCGAACGTCTTGCCGCAATCGATGCCCGCTACAAGGAGCTGATGGAGTTGGCCAAACTGCGCAAGCAGCGTCTGTTGGATGCTCTCAGCCTCTACAAACTGATTTCCGAAAGCGATGGCGTGGAACAGTGGATCGGCGAGAAGGAACGCATGCTGCAGACGATGGTCCCGGGCAAGGACATCGAAGATGTGGAAATCATGAAGCATCGCTACGACGGTTTCGACAAGGAGATGAATGCCAATGCATCGCGCGTCGCTGTCGTGAACCAGCTCGCTCGCCAACTGCTGCACGTGGAGCATCCAAATTCGCAGGAAATCCTAGAGAAGCAGAACCACCTGAACAACTCGTGGTCGAAGTTGCGCGAGCAGGCAGAAAGCAAGCGGGACGATCTGAAATCGGCTCACGGTGTGCAGACGTTCTACATCGAGTGTCGCGAGACGGTATCGTGGATCGAGGACAAGAAGCGTATCCTCACCGAGACGGACAGCCTGCAGATGGATCTGACCGGTGTGATGACGTTGCAGCGTCGTTTGAGCGGTATGGAGCGCGATTTGGCCGCCATCCAGGCGAAGCTGACGGCACTCGAGAACGAGGCAGACGCAATCGAGGGTGAGCATCCGGAGGAGGCCGCACTGATCCGCGAGCGTGTGGCACAGATTCAAATCATCTGGGAGCAGCTGACGCAGATGCTGAAGGAGCGCGACTCGAAGCTGGAGGAGGCGGGCGATTTGCACCGTTTCCTGCGCGATCTCGACCATTTCCAGGCGTGGCTGACCAAGACGCAGACGGACGTAGCTTCCGAAGATACACCGACATCGTTGCCCGAGGCTGAAAAGCTACTAAACCAACATCAGAGCATCCGGGAGGAAATCGACAACTACACCGAGGACTACAAGAAGATGATGGAGTACGGAGAGGGTCTCACGTCGGAACCGACGCAAACCGAGGACCCGCAGTATATGTTCTTGCGCGAGCGTCTGAAGGCCCTCAAGGATGGTTGGGAGGAACTGCACCAGATGTGGGAAAATCGTCAGGTGCTTCTGTCGCAGGGTCTGGATCAGCAGCTGTTCAACCGCGATGCTCGCCAGGCAGAGGTGCTGCTTAGCCAGCAGGAGCATGTGCTCAGCAAGGATGATACGCCGGTCAATCTGGAACAGGCCGAAAATCAACTGAAACGCCACGAAGCGTTCCTCACCACGATGGAAGCGAACGATGAGAAGTTCAACACGATCGTACAGGTGGCTGGCCAGATGACGAGCAAGGATCACTTCGATGCAGACAAGATTACGAAGCGTGCGGAGAGCATTGCCCATCGTCGTGACGATAATCGCAACCGTGCACTGGAACTGCACGAGAAGCTCAAGAATCAGGTGAAACTGCACGAGTTCCTGCAGGATATTGAAGAGCTGACGGAATGGGTGCAGGAGAAGTACATCACCGCGCAGGACGACACTTATCGCAGTGCAAAGACGGTTCACTCGAAGTGGACGCGTCATCAAGCATTTGAGGCTGAGATTGCCGCCAACAAGGAGCGTCTCCACGAGGCAAAGAAGGCCGCCCAAGAGCTGATGGTTGAGAAGCCCGAGTTTAAGGAGATCATTGAACCGAAGCTGACGGATCTGTCCAAGAACTTTGACGAGCTGGAAACGAGCACCAAGGAAAAGGGCGCTCTCCTGTTCGATGCCAAGCGTGAAGTGATTGTGCAGCAGAGCGTCGACGATATCGATTCGTGGATGGATGATCTCGAGAAGCAGATTATCAACACCGACACCGGCAACGATCTGACCTCGGTGAACATTCTGATGCAGAAGCAACAGATCATCCAGACGCAGATGGCGGTGAAGGCTCGTCAGGTAGAAGAGTTGGACAAACAGACGGACGTGCTTACGAAGACTGCCCCGTCGGATGTGGTTGAACCGATCGTGGAGAAGAAGACGGCTGTAAATGCACGTTTCGAAAAGATCAAGGCTCCACTGCTCGAACGCCAACGTCAGctggaaaagaagaaggaagcgTTCCAGTTCCGTCGCGATGTGGAGGACGAGAAGCTGTGGATCGACGAGAAGATGCCACTGGCCGAATCGACCGAATACGGAAATTCGCTGTTCAATGTGCATGTGCTGAAGAAGAAGCACCAGTCGCTGAACACAGAAATCGACAACCACGAACCACGCATTATGACGATCTGCAACAATGGGCAGAAGCTGATCGACGAGGGTCATGAAGATGCGGGCTCGTACGCGGATCTTATCAGCCAGCTGACACAGAAATGGCAGGAGCTGAAAGATGCCATCGAAAACCGTCACCGGCAGCTGGATCAGTCCGAAAAGGTGCAGCAGTATTTCTTCGATGCGGCCGAAGCGGAATCGTGGATGAGCGAACAGGAGCTGTACATGATGGTAGAAGACCGTGGCAAGGACGAAACCTCGGCCCAGAATCTGATGAAGAAGCACGAAAGCTTGGAACAGTCGGTGGAAGACTATGCCGACACTATCCGTCAGCTGGGTGAGACGGCGCGTCAGCTGACCACCGAACAGCACGCGTACAGCGATCAGGTGTCGGTGAAGCAGTCGCAGCTGGACAAACTGTACGCTGGCTTGAAGGATCTGGCGGGCGAACGTCGTGCCCGGCTGGATGAAGCCCTGCAGCTGTTCATGTTAAGCCGCGAGGTGGACGATCTGGAGCAGTGGATTACGGATCGCGAGGTGGTCGCCGGTTCGCACGAGCTCGGACAGGACTACGATCACATCACGCTGCTGTGGGAACGGTTCAACGAGTTCGCTCAAGACACGGCCACCGTTGGTAGCGAGCGTGTTGCCAAGGCAAACGGCATTGCGGACGATCTTATCCATGCGGGCCACTCGGACAGTGCTACGATCGCCGAATGGAAGGATGGGCTGAACGAGTCCTGGCAGGATCTGTTGGAGTTGATCGAAACGCGCAAGGCTATGTTGGCCGCTTCGCGCGAACTGCACAAATTCTTCCACGATTGTAAGGACGTGCTGGGACGCATCAACGAGAAGCAGCATGGTGTGTCGGAGGAGCTGGGCCGTGATGCGGGTGTCGTGTCGGCACTGCAGCGCAAGCACCAAAACTTCATCCAGGACCTGATGACGCTCCACTCGCAGGTGCAACAGATTCAGGAAGAGTCGGCCAAACTGCAGGCTGCATATGCCGGTGAGAAGGCACGCGAAATTACGAATCGTGAGCACGAGGTGCTTAACGCTTGGGCCCATCTGCAAGCGATGTGTGAGGAGCGTCGCGGTAAGCTGGCCGATACGGGCGATCTCTTCAAGTTCTTCAACCTGGTCCGCATGCTGATGCTGTGGATGGAGGATCTGGTGCGACAGATGAACACGTCCGAGAAGCCGCGCGATGTATCGGGCGTTGAGCTGCTGATGAACAATCACCAGAGCCTGAAGGCGGAAATTGATACGCGTGAGGATAACTTTAGCGCTTGTTTGGCGCTGGGCAAAGAACTGCTGTCCCGCAATCATTATGCGTCGGCCGACATTAAGGATCGATTGTTGCAGCTCACCAACAGCCGAAATGCGCTGCTACATCGGTGGGAAGAACGTTGGGAGAACTTGCAGCTGA tCTTGGAAGTGTATCAATTCGCCCGTGATGCTGCCGTCGCCGAAGCATGGCTTATCGCACAGGAACCGTATCTGATGTCGACCGAGCTAGGACACACAATTGACGAGGTGGAGAATCTGATCAAGAAGCACGAAGCCTTCGAAAAATCTGCCGCTGCCCAAGAAGAACGCTTTAGCGCATTAGAGCGATTGACAACG TTTGAGCTCAAAGAAATGAAGCGTCGTCAGGATGCAGCCGAAGAAGCAGAGCGCCAGCGACAGGAAGCGGAAGCGGCAGCACGTGCAGCGGCCGAAGCAGAAGCCGAAGCAGCGCGACAGGCCGAAGCTGCTGCAGCGCGTGATGCTGCCGATGCGCCCGGGTCACCACATTCCACCAGAGAGCAAGAGTCAG TCACTATGCGTGCAACTTCACctgtagaaaaagaaagacCCATTTCCCAGACAG ATCGTCCTAGTCCAGGTGGAGCAGATGAAGGTGCTCAGGAAGGCATCCTTACACGCAAACACGAATGGGAGTCAACTACGAAGAAGGCTTCAAACCGTTCCTGGGATAAg GTATACTGTGTTGCCCGTAGCGGCCGGTTAACGTTCTTCAAGGATCAGCGATCAGCGAAATCGGTACCGGAGCAGACGTTCCGCGGTGAGCCACCGCTAGAGCTGAAGGGAGCCCAGATAGAAATCGCCAGTGACTACACGAAGAAGAAGCACGTGTTCAGAATCAA GCTATCGAATGGCGGCGAATTCCTGCTCCAGTGTCACGATGATTCCGAGATGCAGCAATGGGTAACGGCTTTGAAAGCACAATGCGAGCTTGACGCTAGCGGCGAAGGTCGTTCGCTAACGCTGCCCGCTTCCTCTCAGAAGGATGAACAGAAGAGACGGTCATTCTTTACACTGAAGAAAAA TTAA